The Candidatus Beckwithbacteria bacterium genome has a segment encoding these proteins:
- a CDS encoding adenylyltransferase/cytidyltransferase family protein, with amino-acid sequence MGQIIDFSQLNLLSSTLHKNKKRIVLATGVYDLLHPGHQLFLQKAKRLGDILFVGLESDARVKQLKGPGRPVEDLQTRLQKVTKHTVADYVFSLPTTFDKPRVREALITTIKPNFLAVSDHTPFQKQKQVILKKYGGTMQIVAKQIPGFSTTAQISSKQRIPLLDKGEEISKIALGSKD; translated from the coding sequence ATGGGCCAAATTATTGACTTTTCTCAACTAAATTTACTGTCCAGCACCTTACATAAAAATAAAAAACGGATTGTTTTAGCTACCGGAGTGTATGATTTACTCCATCCTGGTCATCAACTATTTTTGCAAAAAGCTAAACGTTTAGGAGACATCCTGTTTGTTGGTTTGGAAAGTGATGCACGGGTTAAACAGCTTAAGGGACCAGGCCGGCCAGTAGAGGATTTGCAGACTCGGCTACAAAAAGTTACCAAACATACAGTAGCCGATTATGTGTTTTCGTTACCAACTACTTTTGACAAACCCAGAGTTCGGGAAGCATTGATTACAACAATCAAGCCCAATTTTTTAGCTGTTTCAGACCACACTCCATTTCAAAAACAAAAACAGGTAATACTGAAAAAATATGGTGGTACAATGCAAATAGTTGCAAAGCAAATTCCTGGTTTCTCAACCACTGCTCAAATTAGCAGTAAGCAGCGAATACCGCTACTTGACAAGGGTGAAGAGATTAGTAAAATAGCACTCGGAAGTAAAGACTGA
- a CDS encoding co-chaperone GroES has product MATPKLQPTAGYILLEPQEATKKTASGIYLPDSHDEKPQQAKVLAVGPETKKAKAPVKVGDMVIYKKWGGDEIKLSLTDKELVFVKFEDVLAIVK; this is encoded by the coding sequence ATGGCAACGCCAAAATTGCAACCTACAGCCGGGTATATCCTACTCGAACCTCAGGAAGCTACTAAAAAAACCGCTTCCGGTATTTATTTACCAGATTCTCACGACGAAAAACCTCAGCAGGCTAAAGTTTTAGCAGTTGGTCCTGAGACCAAAAAAGCTAAAGCTCCTGTTAAAGTTGGTGATATGGTAATTTACAAAAAATGGGGCGGAGATGAAATCAAGCTTAGTTTGACTGACAAAGAGTTAGTTTTTGTCAAATTTGAAGACGTTTTAGCAATTGTTAAATAA